In Vanessa cardui chromosome 8, ilVanCard2.1, whole genome shotgun sequence, the following are encoded in one genomic region:
- the LOC124531862 gene encoding aminoacylase-1-like, with translation MSDDYKNNPSISNFVEYLKIASVQPNINYDDCVDFLKRQSDDIGLEFKIYEPVPKKPIVVLTWPGQDTSLPAILLNSHMDVVPVFENSWTYPPFSGHIDKDGKIYARGSQDMKCVGIQYLEAVRKLKSAGIKLKRTLHISFVPDEEIGGHDGMEKFVLTDSFKALNIGFALDEGMANPSEEFIIFNGERNIWQIHVICTGQPGHGSLLLPNNSGEKLRYIINKFMDMREEQKTILENNPKLTIGDVTTINLTQVFGGVQSNVIPEKLTAVFDCRLAVTIEQEAFENTVQQWCKEAGEGVTYEFEQKNPNVECTKTDDSNPYWVAFKSACDQMDLKLDIRIFPGGTDSRYVRRVGVPAIGFSPMNNTPILLHDHDEYISADIFLRGIDIYVNLITAVANV, from the exons ACGATTGTGTAGATTTCCTCAAACGGCAAAGTGACGATATCGGTCTCGAGTTCAAGATATATGAACCAGTACCGAAGAAACCGATTGTGGTCCTGACATGGCCAGGTCAGGATACCTCACTTCCTGCGATCTTGTTGAACTCGCATATGGACGTTGTACCTGTATTTGAA AACAGTTGGACTTACCCACCGTTTAGCGGACATATTGACAAGGATGGAAAAATATACGCCCGAGGCTCTCAAGATATGAAGTGTGTCGGTATTCAATATTTGGAAGCTGTGCGTAAATTGAAATCGGCTGGAATCAAATTGAAACGAACTCTACATATTTCTTTCGTTCCGG ATGAAGAAATCGGAGGACACGATGGAATGGAGAAATTCGTTCTAACAGATAGTtttaaagcactgaatattGGGTTCGCATTAGACGAAGGCATGGCGAATCCTAGCGAAGAATTTATCATCTTCAACGGTGAACGTAATATTTGGC AAATCCATGTCATATGCACGGGTCAACCAGGTCACGGATCCCTTTTATTGCCAAATAATTCTGGCGAAAAG ttgagatatattataaataaatttatggacATGAGAGAAGAGCAGAAAACGATTCTGGAAAACAATCCGAAATTGACTATTGGAGATGTGACTACGATTAATTTGACGCAAGTTTTC gGTGGAGTGCAGTCCAACGTTATTCCCGAAAAATTGACCGCTGTCTTCGATTGTCGCTTAGCTGTTACTATTGAGCAAGAAGCGTTTGAAAACAct GTGCAACAATGGTGTAAGGAGGCCGGGGAGGGCGTAACGTACGAGTTCGAGCAAAAAAATCCAAACGTTGAGTGTACGAAGACAGATGACAGCAATCCATACTGGGTTGCGTTTAAATCGGCCTGCGATCAAAT GGATTTAAAGTTGGACATTCGAATTTTCCCCGGAGGTACCGACAGCAGATACGTTCGTCGTGTCGGCGTGCCCGCTATTGGATTTTCGCCGATGAACAACACACCCATCCTATTACACGACCACGACGAGTATATCAGCGCGGATATATTCTTACGAGGAATAGACATTTACGTTAATCTGATCACCGCGGTCGCAAACGTGTAG